The Streptomyces sp. NBC_01689 genome includes a window with the following:
- a CDS encoding response regulator — MSAEETTDERAGILLVDDMEDNLIALEAVLGSLNEPMVRARSGEEAMKALLRQRFAVVLLDIRMPGMDGFETATNIKRLDQTKDVPIIFLTGTDAGAGYAFRGYATGAADYLTKPFDPWVLRAKVTVFLELHRKNMQLERLLAREQAHAARISARLAALEAQLATEDPPNVPDLRRQVRELRHLVTRAAAGTRAP; from the coding sequence ATGAGCGCTGAGGAAACGACCGACGAGCGCGCCGGCATCCTCCTGGTCGACGACATGGAGGACAACCTGATCGCACTGGAGGCCGTCCTGGGGTCCCTCAACGAGCCGATGGTGCGCGCGCGTTCGGGCGAGGAGGCGATGAAGGCGCTGCTGCGGCAGCGCTTCGCCGTCGTCCTCCTGGACATCCGCATGCCCGGCATGGACGGTTTCGAGACCGCCACGAACATCAAGCGGCTCGACCAGACCAAGGACGTCCCGATCATCTTCCTGACCGGTACCGACGCCGGCGCGGGCTACGCCTTCCGCGGTTACGCCACCGGTGCCGCGGACTATCTGACGAAGCCGTTCGACCCCTGGGTGCTGCGCGCCAAGGTCACCGTCTTCCTCGAACTGCACCGCAAGAACATGCAGCTGGAACGGCTGCTGGCACGGGAACAGGCCCACGCCGCCCGGATCAGCGCGCGACTGGCAGCCCTGGAGGCGCAGTTGGCCACCGAGGACCCCCCGAACGTGCCGGACCTGCGCAGGCAGGTGAGAGAACTGCGGCACCTGGTGACGAGGGCGGCGGCCGGCACCCGCGCCCCGTGA